The DNA segment ATGTTGCTCAGGAGTTCTTAGAAAAGATGGCGGGCGCGGGAGGAAGGTCACCTTTAGCAAGGCTGAAAGGGAAAAGGCCTGGTGATGGTTTACAAGAAGAAGTCCACGTGCAGGAGTTGGCCGCTGCTTTTTTTAAACAGTCAAAACTTACAAAAATGGAAAAATTCCCTTTTAGCGAATCCAAAAATGTTGAATATAAATCTTTTGAAACAAAAAAGCTGCTACAGCGAGTTAAAGAGATTCTCCCTCGAACGGTTTCGGCCTTTGCCAACACTGACGGGGGATATTTGTTTATTGGTTTGGATGAAAAAGAACAGCAAATAGTTGGTTTTGAAGCAAAGAATTGCCATCCTAAGTGCTTAGAGAGTGAAATAGAAAAGTGCATCCGACAGCTGCCTGTCACTCACTTctgtgaggagagggagaagatcAAGTACACGTGCAAATTCATGGAAGTGCACAAACCCGGAGCCGTGTGTTCATACGTGTGTGCGCTCCGAGTGGAGAGATTCTGCTGTGCAGTGTTCGCTGCAGAGCCGGATTCCTGGCACGTGGAAGACAACCATTTAAAGAGATTTACCACAGAGGAATGGGTCAACCAAATGATAGCTTAACAAGCCAGGTTCAGGAAGGGGAACCGGCAATTCAAATACATTTAGCTAGGGAAGATGGAAGGGTTTCTCTTTGGGATTTGAGCTACGATCCCAAATTAGTCTTGATGATTCCGTTACTGATCCTTGCCATCATCACTGCATCTGTAACCTACCTGGGagcccagatccctctctccctgtttttACCTCAACTCTCTCTACTCACTTGGAAAGAAAGCGTCCCCACCCCAACATCTCCCCAGTTGAGAGCTCCGTTTCCGGGAGCTGGCAAGTCTTTCAGGAATCCTCCATTCAGTTTCACTCCTACccctttcctgtgctcctttctcCCTAACCTTCTCTCCTCTCAGTCACATTATTGACAATGCTCGGCTCCGTGGAGTATGCTGCGCTGCTCTCTCAGGTCTTGCAAGAGGAAAGTCTCCGATGAGGCCAGACCAGCACCAGCACACCCAGTCTGCAAAGTTCCCCACAGCGGCTCCCATCTCCCGGCCCCTCCAAGCTCACTGCTGCTTCGTGAGCCCCCTCCAACCTCTTGCTTTTTATGACTTTTTCAATAAACAGATTGATAGACAAATAAAAGCCTCAACATTCTGCTCATCATATACAGTCTTCTGTCGGAGATTCTGTCGATAGATTGGGGACCTGTTTAGACTTGAGAAAGCTCTGATTTCAAACGAAAAACATTGTATGGAAAACCATGGAACTGCTAAATTCCAACACTAGGGTCTAAAGCCaatgctctctgcctctgcactTCTCTGATCCCTTGGCCATCATAATGAGTGACACGTGCCTCAGGCTGACAGAAATCGTTTGATGTATGTTGAGTAGAAGAACTACATTTACCATATTTTTATAGCAACCAAATCGATTACCCTCAGGTACAAAAATGTTTTCTCTAAAATCTAATGTTTGCTCAAATGACTTCCATGACATGTTCACAGAAATTCATTCTCTACACTAAGAGATTCAAAGATATTAATTGTTGCCAAAAGTTCTGTAAGATAGCAACTACAGaaagattaaagaaagaaagaaaagcacaaaagaaaGCCCATTCTTGTTCTACCCTACTGCAAGACAAACCCTGTGTTTGCCTTCACATCCAGATGTATTTTGGCTAAGTTGTAACTGTAGATACATCCCACTTGGTGCTTATCTGGGATGGGGGTTCCCAGCCTCCTCCCATTCAGCAGTCTCCCACTAGCAGGCAAGCATCTTCCAGTCACAACTTCAGCAGAGCTGGTCCTCGGTGGGTGGCAGAATATGCCACTCAGTGTATGCCACTCTGGCACAATTTGAGTTAAACACTACTATAAAGCTTCAGATGTAACAGAGTCAATATAATCATTTCTCTTCCTACAAATGAGAAAAACCTCCCACATGCTATGTGCCCTCCCTGTAACAAAGAATCATGCTTCTGTGGGAATCAGAGCTAAGAGTTCTGTAGAACTGCCTTTCTCATTTACATTCCCTCTCTCACCTCTTCTCCTGATGTCGcttccttcctggtctcccctccctTGTCCTTTTTCCCCCCTCCTCTTATTCTCCCCTTTTCTTCTGCTTTCCCTTCTGTCCTGTTCTTCCTTCCAAATGAACTTGGATTCTGCATACAAGAGAAAATCTTTCTTGTTCTAGGTCTGGCTTATTTGACTCAACACAGCGATCTCTAGTGGCAGCCACTCTGCTGGCTACAcagtttccttttcatttcacCATGGTTACGTCAACCCTCACTGTAAGCAGGTGTTGCAATGTCCTTGTGGTTGTcattgtgtaattttaaaaataatttttatctatTCTTTGACATTTCATACATATAGCAATGGATCCTGATCATAGCAAACTCTAACTTTTTCCTGAGATTGGCCCTTCTCTACCATCATGTCATCGTCTCTTTAAAACCAGGGCCACCAACCAGTGCTGACTATTTAAGCATGGGTAAGCTACCAGGAACCACATGTCAGGACAGAAATGACTACCATTGTTTTACGTCCACCTGATACAAGCCAACGTCATCtgggaggagggaacctcagtcaAGAAGCTGTCTCCATATAATCAGGCTGTGGGCTCTCctttaagacattttcttaattcatgATTTCGGGGGAGGGCCCATGCCCATTGTGGGGACCATCTCTGGACTGCTGGTCCCGGTTTCCATAAGAAAACAGGTGGAACAAGCCATAGACAGCATGCCAGGAAGCAACACCCATTTcagtggcctctgcctcagctcctgccttcaggttgcCATCCTGTGTGAGttctgtcctgactccctttgatgatgaacagcgaTACGgaggtataagccaaataaatccatTCCTCCTCAATTTGCTTAGGTCATggggtttcatcacagcaataagcAACTCTAACCAAGACACCAGCCTGCCTTCAGCCATCAGTTGCCAATAGTTTCTCTAGGACGGAGGGTCATGATTTCCTCCCCATCGACACTGGAGTTGCTGCCTGACTTTACCTTGAGCAGGTCTTACGCAGGTACCCATAGCTGCTATGGATTCATGAGCACAGCAGACCTGCCATATGCAGAAATTGCACTTCTCAAAACTAGGAGGGGGTATTTAAAAACATTTGGATACAGTGACTCACTATACAGGTcgggctgtctctctgtctctctctgtctccttgtctctgtctttcctctccctctccctctccctctccctctccctctccctctctccctctccctctccctctctccctctccctctccctccctctcccccctccctctctctctctgtgtttggcAAATGACACCAGATTTCATTTGCCTCTAAACTCCATCCCTACCCAGGGCAGGAAGACTTTGACAAATTTCTTATAGACTCCATTGGAAAATGGTGACACAAaacaaggaggaaataaaatatttacaaaggaGTGTGAATCAAGATTGGCAAAGgtacccgcggatcccggcccgcagcagctctctgctcccagacccggtgagagagagacccaaccgcctggtcaggtgggcactcctgaggctgcagagcggaagataccaccaacactgctcatccctgcccacatccctggcccaagaggaaactgtataaggcctctgggctcccgtgggggagggctcaggagcggcaggacccctgccagagacaccgccggaccctgaaggaaacagaccggataaacaattctctgcacccaaatcccgtgggagggagagctaaaccttcagagaggcagacaggcctgggaaaccagaagagactgctccctgcacacacatctcggacgccagaggaaaaagccaaagaccatctggaaccctggtgcactgaagctcccggaaggggcggcacaggtcttcctggttgctgccgctgcagagagcccctgggcagcaccccacgagcgaacctgagcctcgggaccacaggtaagaccaaattttctgctgcaagaaagctgcctggtgaactcaagacacaggcccacaggaacagctgaagacctgtagagaggaaaaactacacgcccgaaagcagaacactctgtccccataactgactgaaagagaggaaaacaggtctacagcactcctgacacacaggcttataggacagtctagccactgtcagaaatagcaaaacaaagtaacactagagataatctgatggcgagaggcaagcgcaggaacccaagcaacagaaaccaagactacatgccatcatcggagcccaattctcccaccaaaacaaacatggaatatccaaacacaccagaaaagcaagatctagtttcaaaatcatatttgatcatgatgctggaggacttcaagaaagacttgaacacacttagggaagcacaggaaaacattaataaacaagtaaaagcctacagagaggaatcgcaaaaatccctgaaagaattccaggaaaacacaatcaaacagttgaaggaattaaaaatggaaatagaagcaatcaagaaagaacacatggaaacaaccctggatatagaaaaccaaaagaagagacaaggagctgtagatacaagcttcaccaacagaatacaagagatggaagagagaatctcaggagcagaagattccatagaaatcattgactcaactgtcaaagataatgtaaagcggaaaaagctactggtccaaaacatacaggaaatccaggactcaatgagaagatcaaacctaaggataataggtatagaagagagtgaagactccctgctcaaaggaccagtaaatatcttcaacaaaatcatagaagaaaacttccctaacctaaaaaaagagatacccatagacatacaagaagcctacagaactccaaatagattggaccagaaaagaaacacctcccgtcacataattgtcaaaacaccaaacgcacaaaataaagaaagaatattaaaagcagtaagggaaaaaggtcaagtaacatataaagggagacctatcagaatcacaccagacttctcgccagaaactatgaaggccagaagatcctggactgatgttatacagaccctaagagaacacaaatgccagcccagattactgtatcctgcaaaactctcaattaacattgatggagaaaccaagatattccatgacaaaaccaaatttacacaatatctttctacaaatccagcactacaaaggataataaatggtaaagcccaacataaggaggcaagctataccctagaagaagcaagaaactaatcgtcttggcaacaaaacaaagagaatgaaagcacacaaacataacctcacatccaaatatgaatataacgggaagcaataatcactattccttaatatctctcaatatcaatggcctcaactccccaataaaaagacatagattaacaaactggatacgcaacgaggaccctgcattctgctgcctacaggaaacacacctcagagacaaagacagacactacctcagagtgaaaggctggaaaacaattttccaagcaaatggtcagaagaagcaagctggagtagccattctaatatcaaataaaatcaatttccaactaaaagtcatcaaaaaagataaggaaggacacttcatattcatcaaaggaaaaatcaaccaagatgaactctcaatcctaaatatctatgccccaaataaaagggcacctacatacgtaaaagaaaccttactaaagctcaaaacacacattgcacctcacacaataatagtgggagatttcaacaccccactctcatcaatggacagatcatggaaacagaaattaaacagtgatgtagacagactaagagaagtcatgagccaaatggacttaacgtatatttatagaacattctatcctaaagcaaaaggatataccttcttctcagctcctcatggtactttctccaaaattgaccatataattggtcaaaaaacgggcctcaacaggtacagaaagatagaaataatcccatgcgtgctatcggaccaccacggcctaaaactggtcttcaataacaataagggaagaatgcccacatatacgtggaaattgaacaatgctctactcaatgataacctggtcaaggaagaaataaagaaagaaattaaaaactttttagaatttaatgaaaatgaagatacaacatactcaaacttatgggacacaatgaaagctgtgctaagaggaaaactcatagcgctgagtgcctgcagaaagaaacaggaaagagcatatgtcagcagcttgacagcacacctaaaagctctagaacaaaaagaagcaaatacacccaggaggagtagaaggcaggaaataatcaaactcagagctgaaatcaaccaagtagaaacaaaaaggaccatagaaagaatcaacagaaccaaaagttggttctttgagaaaatcaacaagatagataaacccttagccagactaacgagaggacacagagagtgtgtccaaattaacaaaatcagaaatgaaaagggagacataactacagattcggaggaaattcaaaaaatcatcagatcttactataaaaacctatattcaacaaaatttgaaaatcttcaggaaatggacaatttcctagacagataccaggtatcgaagttaaatcaggaacagataaaccagttaaacaaccccataactcctaaggaaatagaagcagtcattaaaggtctcccaaccaaaaagagcccaggtccagacgggtttagtgcagaattctatcaaaccttcatagaagacctcataccaatattatccaaactattccacaaaattgaaacagatggagccctaccgaattccttctacgaagccacaattactcttatacctaaaccacacaaagacacaacaaagaaagagaacttcagaccaatttcccttatgaatatcgacgcaaaaatactcaataaaattctggcaaaccgaattcaagagcacatcaaaacaatcatccaccatgatcaagtaggcttcatcccaggcatgcagggatggtttaatatacggaaaaccatcaacgtgatccattatataaacaaactgaaagaacagaaccacatgatcatttcattagatgctgagaaagcatttgacaaaattcaaaattaaactaaatggagagaaacttgaagcaatcccactaaaatcagggactagacaaggctgcccactctgtccctacttattcaatatagttcttgaagttctagccagagcaatcagacaacaaaaggagatcaaagggatacagatcggaaaagaagaggtcaaaatatcactatttgcagatgacatgatagtatatttaagtgatcccaaaagttccaccagagaactactaaagctgataaacaacttcagcaaagtggctgggtataaaattaactcaaataaatcagttgccttcctctatacaaaagagaaacaagccgagaaagaaattagggaaacgacacccttcataatagacccaaataatataaagtacctcggtgtgactttaaccaagcaagtaaaagatctgtacaataagaacttcaagacactgaggaaagaaattgaagaagacctcagaagatggaaagatctcccatgctcatggattggcaggattaatatggtaaaaatggccattttaccaaaagcaatctacagattcaatgcaatccccatcaaaataccaatccaattcttcaaagagttagacagaacaatttgcaaattcatctggaataacaaaaaacccaggatagctaaagctatcctcaacaataaaaggacttcagggggaatcactatccctgaactcaagcagtattacagagcaatagtgataaaaactgcatggtattggtacagagacagacagatagaccaatggaatagaattgaagacccagaaatgaacccacacacctatggtcacttgatttttgacaaaggagccaaaaccatccaatggaaaaaagatagcattttcagcaaatggtgctggttcaactggagggcaacatgtagaagaatgcagatcgatccatccttatcaccctgtacaaagcttaagtccaagtggatcaaggacctccacgtcaaaccagacacactcaaactaatagaagaaaaactagggaagcatctggaacacatgggcactggaaaaaatttcctgaacaaaacaccaatggcttatgctctaagatcaagaatcgacaaatgggatctcataaaactgcaaagcttctgtaaggcaaaggacactgtggttaggacaaaacggcaaccaacagattgggaaaagatctttaccaatcctacaacagatagaggccttatttccaaaatatacaaagaactcaagaagttagaccgcagggaaacaaataaccctattaaaaaatggggttcagagctaaacaaagaattcacagctgaggaatgccgaatggcggagaaacacctaaagaaatgttcaacatctttagtcataagggaaatgcaaatcaaaacaaccctgagatttcacctcacaccagtgcgattggctaagatcaaaaactcaggtgacagcagatgctggcgaggatgtggagaaagaggaacactcctccattgttggtgggattgcagactggtaaaaccattctggaaatcagtctggaggttcctcagaaaattggacattgaactgcctgaggatccagctatacctctcttgggcatatacccaaaagatgcctcaacatataaaagagacacgtgctccactatgttcatcgcagccttatttataatagccagaaaatggaaagaacccagatgcccttcaacagaggaatggatacagaaaatgtggtacatctacacaatggaatattactcagctatcaaaaacaacgagtttatgaaattcgtaggcaaatggttggaactggaaaatatcatcctgagtgagctaacccaatcacagaaagacatacatggtatgcactcattgataagtggctattagcccaaatgcttgaattaccctagatccctagaacaaacgaaactcaagacggatgatcaaaatgtgaatgcttcactccttctttaaatgaggaaaaagaatactcttggcagggaagggagaggcaaagattaaaacagagactgaaggaacacccattcagagcctgccccacatgtggcccatacatatacagccacccaattagacaagatggatgaagcaaagaagtgcagaccgacaggagccggatgtagatcgctcctgagagacacagccagaatacagcaaatatagaggcgaatgccagcagcaaaccactgaactcagaataggtcccctattgaaggaatcagagaaagaactggaagagcttgaaggggctcgagaccccaaaagtacaacaatgccaagcaaccagagcttccagggactaagccactacctaaagactatacatggactgaccctggactctgaccccataggtagcaatgaatatcctagtaagagcaccagtggaaggggaagccctgggtcctgctaagactgaacccccagtgaactagtctatggggggagggcggcaatggggggagggttgggaggggaacacccataaggaaggggaggggggagggggatgtttgcccggaaaccgggaaagggaataacactcgaaatgtatataagaaatactcaagttaataaaaaaaaaatcaaaaaaaaaaaagattggcaaAGGTAGACACTAAGTTAAAGTGTGTGTAGAGACGAAGATACAAATCacttgagacacacacacacacatacagaaagaggaagaaatcGAGAAGAATAAAACACTaacaggaaggggaaggaacTCTCTCAGGTCTCTCGTGTTTGAGCTGTAGATGGGCATGTATGATATGAAGGTAGAAAGATGGTGATTAGGAGACTCCTAGGGGAGGGATAGATAAAAGGGAGCATAACGGGGCACGGTACAATGCTATTCATGTATGAAAACTGCAAGAGCACTCttttcttttgagtattaaatCAAAAGCATCAACAATCAAAAAGTAAAATACagccagccaggcatggtggcacaggcttgtgCTGTCAACACTTAGGGTTGGGCATGACCAAGATGTCAGGCATTCCATGTGTTTGTTAGTGACACAgccagttcaaggacagccagggacaccTGAGACCCTGTCACACAACCAAAGAGGCCAATGAAGACAGTTTAGTTTGCACAGCCATTTTTACCCCATTGCTCCTTGAGGGCTTTAGTGTTTCTTTTGACACAGTGTCTCGGCCTCGAGCCAGAGCTCATGAACTTCACACCGACTGTAAGTGGTGGGCATGACATGACAGGAAGTAGCCTTTGCTCCTTGAGGTTAGCAGGGTGGAGACGGAGAGAGAACCCTGCTATCCTTTCCTAGGAAACAGAAACTCAAAAGCAGGGAAAGCGAAACGAAACTAAGCAGTACCACAAAGGCACAGGACAGAGGTGCATCTTTCTCAAGCCTTAGACCATAGTCAGTCAGTGTCTGGCTCCTGAGTAAAATCTGGCCCTCTGAAGAATCTCCCTGTTCAATACTCCAATGCTGTAAGATTGTTTTGTTGAATCCCTAGGCAAAGTGCTTGCTCAAATTCTTTTGGCGATGGGAAACTGATTCGTATGTAATTATGAAAGGTTTAGCATGGCCGGAGTTGGTGACTCTGCCACAGCAGGCGCTGGGGCATACCCACGTGTTTCCTTACATGGGTGGCCCCCTGCCTGCAGCCTGACAATGAGATTCTTGGCTATACTTCCATGAACAGTCATTCGAGGCAGAGGTGGGGTTTGGGTGCTGCTCCCCAGAGGACATGATTGACAGCAGAGGGACTGCAGTGGGTAGAGCATTTCAGTTCCTGTGCATTCAAACCCGTGCTCCCTGTGGGCAGTGGGAATGAGACAGTTTAAAGGGATGAGTGTGACCACAGAGTACCATTTGCTGTTAGGACAATGTCTAAAGAAACCCAGTATTGGTTAAATATGTGTGTAGTAAAACTTTCCCCACCACAtg comes from the Rattus norvegicus strain BN/NHsdMcwi chromosome 10, GRCr8, whole genome shotgun sequence genome and includes:
- the Slfn1 gene encoding schlafen family member 1 — protein: MNITVETTKPALLLDAGEITLGIQSRKEMENHYRVKENRNILTALCALINFGEGKVKVQSKNPDYSLAKHGVGDDLETSFKNIWPSTPLVFKQDQLNVFICVQPQSPDGSGGKPATIAINLFMRNGASSVEMSFDVAQEFLEKMAGAGGRSPLARLKGKRPGDGLQEEVHVQELAAAFFKQSKLTKMEKFPFSESKNVEYKSFETKKLLQRVKEILPRTVSAFANTDGGYLFIGLDEKEQQIVGFEAKNCHPKCLESEIEKCIRQLPVTHFCEEREKIKYTCKFMEVHKPGAVCSYVCALRVERFCCAVFAAEPDSWHVEDNHLKRFTTEEWVNQMIA